The proteins below come from a single Candidatus Tanganyikabacteria bacterium genomic window:
- a CDS encoding transposase encodes MEMHQDPSPQDWDRALARFAVISPLVCRDLAPEERDRLRKEILDATHQFPGDKRVRVSRRTLREWCQHYRQHNLAGLLPQPRKDRGKPRSIPQDVLDRAMALRQELPSRSASTIANMIATEGAGPVSASTLSYHFHKRGLDRSLPPDTKAFRRFEHPRPNSCWQSDLSDGIWLPDPTDPTRTRKCYLHGFLDDHSRLVPHAAFYWRESLPALEDCFRQAIAKYGLPRMVFWDNGSVYRSQQLRRMAARLNIEIVFSTPYAPEGKGKIERFWGTCKSAFYPEAIAARIKTLDERLIDRHGWISLGTSIRGTEQAEPGARRGSVRVAA; translated from the coding sequence ATGGAAATGCATCAAGATCCATCGCCACAGGACTGGGATCGCGCCCTGGCGCGGTTTGCAGTCATTTCACCCCTTGTCTGCCGAGATCTGGCCCCCGAGGAACGGGATCGCCTCCGCAAGGAGATTCTCGACGCCACCCACCAATTCCCCGGCGACAAGCGTGTCCGCGTGTCCAGACGCACGCTGCGCGAGTGGTGCCAGCATTACCGCCAGCACAACCTGGCCGGCCTGCTGCCCCAGCCACGCAAGGACCGCGGCAAGCCGCGCTCCATCCCCCAGGACGTCCTCGATCGGGCGATGGCTTTGCGCCAGGAGCTTCCGAGCCGATCGGCCAGCACGATCGCCAACATGATCGCCACCGAGGGCGCCGGGCCAGTCTCGGCCTCGACGCTGTCGTACCACTTCCACAAGCGCGGGCTCGATCGCAGCCTGCCGCCCGACACCAAGGCATTTCGGCGCTTCGAGCACCCGCGGCCCAACTCCTGCTGGCAGTCCGATCTGTCCGACGGCATCTGGCTGCCCGATCCCACGGACCCGACCCGGACCCGGAAGTGCTATCTGCACGGGTTCCTCGACGATCATTCGCGCCTCGTCCCGCACGCCGCCTTCTACTGGCGCGAGAGCCTGCCAGCCCTGGAGGACTGCTTCCGGCAGGCGATCGCGAAGTACGGCTTGCCTCGGATGGTGTTCTGGGACAATGGTTCGGTCTACCGATCCCAGCAACTGCGCCGCATGGCGGCCCGCCTCAACATCGAAATCGTCTTCTCTACGCCCTATGCGCCTGAGGGGAAGGGCAAGATCGAGCGGTTCTGGGGCACATGCAAATCCGCCTTCTATCCGGAGGCCATCGCGGCCCGGATCAAGACCCTCGACGAGAGACTGATCGATAGACATGGTTGGATCTCCCTCGGCACATCGATCAGGGGCACGGAGCAGGCGGAGCCTGGTGCCCGGCGTGGATCGGTGCGAGTTGCCGCGTAG